In Melospiza georgiana isolate bMelGeo1 chromosome 15, bMelGeo1.pri, whole genome shotgun sequence, one genomic interval encodes:
- the FAM193B gene encoding LOW QUALITY PROTEIN: protein FAM193B (The sequence of the model RefSeq protein was modified relative to this genomic sequence to represent the inferred CDS: deleted 1 base in 1 codon) yields the protein MAAAASRPRAFPPPSLPPSRGQGPDGPRRHIGCCPGCGGLAMTRRRNKAATAATATAAAAGGSGPRRDRMAGPDVGPPPPPPPPEPPAPPEVAAAAGSGGESGRGSAQVLPTANQSVQTCCLLCHRERKDWGGPSHNGLVSPGERLPPDFVPTLVQNLLGEMPLWICQSCRKSVEEEERRAVQEQALAVSLSHTSCKSQSCGGGSHSSSSSSSSSSSSCHGNSGDWDPSSFLSAHKLSGLWNSQHTNGTVQGSPLGTPPAALGDKHPSLALSPECASQVSAMAPGLKACPYSHTASATSSTAAPGSPLPTSLDFCKTLPKQFKSLCRRATPPGEAFHSSEHHQHSDLTAPPNSPTGLPSQPPALIPSKQTPPHAGPFSSAPHIPLGPSSQAGLFPAPGAQAAAPKPVSESPPASAASHSPGPCKSPHLPPANVPLLKMPPPLSGCAHPCNGHCSTALIPPPASHQLPSTNRDPSCKGHKFPNGTSCHPPQPCEADEGLGEDEDSSSERSSCTSSSTNQKDGKFCDCCYCEFFGHNAPPAAPTSRNYAEIREKLRSRLTKRKEELPQKLGHNSSSGEPAVDHRNVDELLDYINSTEPKPLNSAKAAKRARHKQKKKEKEKAQLEAEAQKRAERAPAASQAREPAEEKLLEWPELELERVNSFLSSRLQEIKNTIKDSIRASFSVYDLNLDVNDFPKKAAVLEQKNLLSNLNGSSDLQDIDLALAPLSLGPAKSHTLLRGEPGPRWAEGPGEPPPAPAAENGVVKRLSAVPSLSRMIWVQSKAADSAVEGPGPGLEPQEGPQPKGPEPPEPPPAGSRQRKNKRQNGQAKKGEGSTAVPSGQARLESPAGKGQVLGTKHPSKASAPEPARASGCAEPGESGKGQAWACGSAARGDKERPSEWKGRRGEGKAELPELAPQQPPALATHLTLGGSPQPKGKSRKSRNKVEKSNTSIDDVFLPKDLDGAEMDETDREVEYFKRFCLDSAKQTRQKVAVNWTNFTLKKTTSSAAQ from the exons atggcggcggcggctTCACGTCCCCGAGCg ttcccccctccctccctccctccttcccgcGGGCAGGGGCCGGACGGGCCGCGCCGCCATATTGGCTGTTGTCCTGGCTGCGGCGGGCTCGCCATGACTCGCCGGCGGAACAAGGCGGCAACGGCGGCAACGGCGACGGCAGCGGCGGCAGGTGGCTCCGGGCCTCGCCGTGACAGGATGGCGGGTCCCGACGTCGGGCCTCCCCCGCCGCCACCACCACCGGAACCGCCCGCCCCGCCTgaggtggcggcggcggcgggcagcggcggggagTCGGGCAGAGGCAGCGCGCAG gtgctgcccacCGCCAACCAGTCCGTGCagacctgctgcctgctctgtcaCCGGGAGCGCAAGGACTGGGGAGGGCCGTCCCACAATGGGCTGGTTTCCCCGGGCGAGAGGCTGCCACCCGACTTCGTGCCAACGCTCGTGCAGAACCTCCTGGGAGAAATGCCCCTGTGGATCTGCCAGAGCTGCCGCAAGAgtgtggaggaggaagagcgGCGAGCGGTGCAGGAGCAGGCCCTGGCG GTCTCCTTATCCCACACATCCTGCAAGTCGCAGTCTTGTGGGGGTGGCTCacactcctcttcctcctcctcctcgtcttCTTCCTCCTCGTGCCACGGGAACTCAGGGGACTGGGACCCCAGCTCGTTTTTGTCTGCTCACAAGCTCTCGGGCCTCTGGAACTCGCAGCACACCAACGGGACCGTGCAGGGCAGTCCCCTTGGGACTCCCCCAGCTGCACTAG GTGACAAGCACCCCAGCCTTGCTCTGTCTCCGGAGTGCGCCAGCCAGGTGTCGGCCATGGCGCCGGGGCTGAAGGCCTGTCCCTACAGCCACACGGCCTCTGCCACCTCCAGCACCGCCGCGCCGGGCTCGCCTCTGCCTACCTCACTCGACTTCTGCAAGACGCTGCCGAAGCAGTTCAAAAGCTTGTGCCGGAGGGCCACCCCGCCAG GTGAGGCCTTCCACTCCTCAGAGCATCATCAGCACTCCGACCTCACTGCTCCTCCCAACAGTCCCACGGGCCTCCCCTCGCAGCCCCCGGCGCTGATCCCCTCCAAGCAGACGCCTCCCCACGCGGGGCCCTTCAGCTCCGCGCCGCACATCCCGCTGGGCCCCTCGTCGCAGGCCGGGCTCTTCCCCGCGCCCGGCGCGCAGGCGGCTGCCCCCAAGCCGGTGTCCGAGTCCCCTCCGGCCAGCGCggcctcccacagcccagggccgTGCAAGAGCCCTCACCTGCCCCCCGCCAACGTGCCCCTGCTGAAGATGCCGCCGCCGCTGTCGGGCTGTGCTCATCCCTGCAAcgggcactgcagcactgcactcatccctcctcctgcctcccaccAGCTGCCCAGCACGAACAG ggacCCCTCTTGCAAAGGGCACAAATTCCCAAACGGTACCAGCTGCCACCCGCCACAGCCCTGCGAGGCAGACGAGGGGCTCGGGGAGGATGaggacagcagctctgagcgCAGTTCCTgcacctcctcctccaccaACCAGAAAGATGGGAAGTTCTGTGACTGCTGCTACTGTGAGTTCTTCGGCCACAACGCG cccccagctgctcccacgAGCCGCAACTACGCTGAGATCCGAGAGAAGTTGCGCTCTCGCCTCACCAAGAGAAAAGAGGAGCTGCCACAGAAACTGGGGCACAACAGCAGCTCAGGGGAGCCCGCTGTGGACCACCGCAATGTGGATGAGCTGCTGGACTACATCaacagcacagagcccaagccCTTGAACAGTGCCAAGGCAGCCAAGCGGGCACGGCACAAGCAGAAGAAGAAG gagaaggagaaagccCAGCTGGAGGCAGAGGCCCAGAAGCGGGCAGAGCgtgcccctgcagccagccaggccagggagcCGGCcgaggagaagctgctggagtggccggagctggagctggagcggGTGAACAGCTTCCTCAGCAGCCGGCTGCAGGAGATCAAGAACACCATCAAGGACTCCATCCGGGCCAGTTTCAGCGTCTACGACCTCAACCTGGATGTCAACGACTTCCCCAAGAAGGCAGCTGTCCTGGAGCAGAAGAACCTGCTCTCCAACCTCAACGGGTCTTCTGACCTGCAGGACATAGACCTGGCTCTGGCCCCGCTCAGCCTGGGCCCTGCCAAGAGCCACACGCTGCTGCGGGGCGAGCCGGGCCCCCGATGGGCCGAGGGGCCCGGGGAGCCCCCGCCAGCCCCGGCGGCCGAGAACGGCGTGGTGAAACGCCTGAGCGCCGTGCCCAGCCTGTCCCGCATGATCTGGGTGCAGTCCAAGGCTGCCGACTCGGCTGTGGagggccccgggccgggcctggagccccaggaggggccGCAGCCCAAGGGGCCGGAgccgccggagccgccgcccgcGGGGAGCCGGCAGAGGAAGAACAAGCGGCAGAACGGGCAGGCAAAGAAAGGAGAGGGCAGCACGGCCGTGCCCAGCGGCCAGGCCCGGCtggagagccctgctgggaaggggcaggtgCTGGGAACCAAGCACCCTTCCAAGGCCAGTGCCCCAGAGCCAGCGCGGGCCAGCGGCTGCGCCGAgcccggggagagcggcaagGGGCAGGCCTGGGCCTgcggcagcgctgccagggggGACAAGGAGAGACCCAGCGAGTGGAAAGGCCGGAGGGGAGAGGGCAAAGCGGAGCTGCCGGAGCTGGCCCCGCAGCAGCCACCTGCCCTGGCCACCCACCTCACCCTGGGGGGCTCCCCCCAGCCCAAGGGCAAGAGCAGGAAGAGCCGAAACAAAGTGGAGAAATCCAATACCTCGATCG aTGATGTGTTCCTGCCCAAGGACCTGGATGGGGCAGAGATGGACGAGACTGACAGAGAAGTGGAGTATTTCAAAAG GTTCTGCCTAGACTCGGCCAAGCAGACGCGGCAGAAGGTGGCCGTGAACTGGACCAACTTCACCCTGAAGAAAACCACTTCCAGCGCAGCCCAGTGA
- the DOK3 gene encoding docking protein 3, giving the protein MERPVKDGILYVQHTKFGKRSWRKMRAQLFAASPSGVARMEKFDVRDDGTVPEKVSLQRCARRVIRLSDCVSVGPAGTQSCPKATAAFYLTTTEKSYVLAAEQRDEWITQLCQLAFQGGKETVPSSARTQLSPAVPMEENYLYSSWQDLTEFLVLVVQTDAATRCGLHGHYLLSALPQSLTLKDPQSRQPLLTWPYPFLRKFGQDQAVFSFEAGRRSDSGEGTFTFSTPRAPELCRAVAAAIACQQQGKDTLEPRLFCVSEPQLFAQSLEPQPWGPGNDEPQPSSALGGTQPASHPPANLLCFTPPEPEASCPIVYASIARGQQPLFVSGQPGSGEPWAVGKPLPEHLYENIFTAEPRPAGAQEEEEEGQWGLGCRQAPEGHSSEGGPVYDNRAAMAPTPRAAGWGRGGQEALSGRSGHKPHSTLRAKLVRLLSRESPGARDWA; this is encoded by the exons ATGGAGAGACCAGTGAAGGATGGGATCCTTTATGTGCAGCACACCAAATTTGGAAAG AGGTCCTGGAGGAAGATGCGAGCCCAGCTGTTCGCTGCCAGCCCGTCCGGCGTGGCCCGCATGGAGAAGTTTGACGTGCGGGATGATGGCACAGTCCCagagaaggtgtccctgcagcgCTGTGCCCGCCGCGTGATCCGCCTCTCTGACTGCGTCTCCGTGGGCCCGGcgggcacccagagctgccccaaaGCCACCGCTGCCTTCTACCTCACCACCACGGAGAAGAGCTATGTGCTGGCAGCCGAACAGCGCGATGAATGGatcacccagctctgccagctggcCTTCCAG GGTGGAAAAGAGACAGTGCCGAGTAGTGCCAGGACCCAGCTCAGCCCCGCTGTCCCCATGGAGGAGAACTATCTCTACTCGTCCTGGCAGGACC TGACTGAATTCTTGGTGCTGGTGGTTCAGACAGACGCGGCCACCCGCTGTGGGCTGCATGGGCACTACCTGCTTTCAGCCCttccccagagcctgacactgAAGGACCCCCAATCCCGCCAGCCCCTGCTCACCTGGCCCTACCCCTTCCTTCGCAAGTTTGGCCAGGATCAG GCTGTCTTCTCCTTCGAGGCTGGCCGCCGCAGTGACTCCGGCGAGGGCACCTTCACCTTCAGCACCCCACGGGCCCCTGAGCTCTGccgggctgtggctgctgccattgcctgccagcagcagggcaaggaCACCCTGGAGCCCAGACTCTTCTGTGTCTCAGAGCCCCAGCTCTTTGCACAGAGCCttgagccccagccctgggggcctgGGAATGATgaaccccagcccagctcagcgcTGGGGGGGACACAGCCTGCCTCCCACCCCCCTGCAAACCTCCTCTGCTTCACCCCACCTGAGCCAGAGGCCTCATGCCCCATCGTCTATGCCTCCATCgcccggggccagcagcccctctTTGTGTCAGggcagccaggctctggggagCCCTGGGCCGTGGGGAAGCCGCTCCCTGAGCATCTCTACGAGAACATCTTCACTGCAGAACCACGTCCAGCCGGGGcccaggaagaggaggaggaagggcagTGGGGGCTGGGGTGCCGACAGGCCCCCGAGGGCCACAGCAGTGAGGGGGGGCCCGTCTATGACAACCGGGCCGCCATGGCACCAACCCCCCGCGCCGCGGGCTGGGGGCGCGGAGGGCAGGAGGCGCTGTCAGGGCGCTCCGGGCACAAGCCGCACAGCACCCTTCGGGCCAAGCTGGTGcggctgctgagcagggagagtcCCGGAGCGCGGGACTGGGCTTGA
- the DDX41 gene encoding probable ATP-dependent RNA helicase DDX41, whose product MEAVAERKRQREEPADTSDLSGEDDEDYVPYVPVKQRKQQMLQKLLQMRRKVVSEEEQRDSGSEQRGDEDDIPLGPQSNISLLDQHQHLKEKAEARKESAKEKQLKEEEKILESVAEGRALMSVKEMAKGITYDDPIKTSWRAPRYILGMSEARHERVRKKYHILVEGEGIPPPIKSFKEMKFPAAILRGLKKKGIQQPTPIQIQGIPTILSGRDMIGIAFTGSGKTLVFTLPVIMFCLEQEKRLPFSKREGPYGLIICPSRELARQTHGILEYYCRLLQEDGLPPLRCALCIGGMSVKEQMETIKHGVHMMVATPGRLMDLLQKKMVSLDICRYLALDEADRMIDMGFEGDIRTIFSYFKGQRQTLLFSATMPKKIQNFAKSALVKPITINVGRAGAASLDVVQEVEYVKEEAKMVYLLECLQKTPPPVLIFAEKKADVDAIHEYLLLKGVEAVAIHGGKDQEERTKAIEAFRDGKKDVLVATDVASKGLDFPAIQHVINYDMPEEIENYVHRIGRTGRSGNTGIATTFINKACDESVLMDLKALLLEAKQKVPPVLQVLHCGDETMLDINGERGCAFCGGLGHRITDCPKLEAMQTKQVSNIGRKDYLAHSSMDF is encoded by the exons ATGGAGGCCGTGGCGGAGCGGAAG AGGCAGCGCGAGGAGCCGGCGGACACGTCCGACCTGTCCGGAGAGGATGATGAGGACTACGTGCCCTACGTGCCCGTCAAGCAGCGCAAGCAGCAGATG ctgcagaagctgctgcagatGCGGCGGAAGGTGGTGTCCGAGGAGGAGCAGCGGGACAGCGGGAGCGAGCAGCGCGGGGACGAGGATGACATCCCGCTGGGACCCCAGTCCAACATCAGCCTGCTGGACCAGCACCAGCACCTCAAGGAGAAGGCGGAAG CTCGGAAGGAGTCAGCCaaggagaagcagctgaaggaggaagagaagatcCTGGAGAGCGTGGCAGAGGGCCGAG ctctgatgTCGGTGAAGGAGATGGCCAAGGGCATCACCTATGATGACCCAATCAAAACCAG CTGGAGGGCCCCTAGGTACATCCTGGGCATGTCGGAGGCGCGGCACGAGCGCGTGCGCAAGAAGTACCACATCCTGGTGGAGGGGGAGGGCATCCCACCCCCCATCAAGAGCTTCAAGGAGATGAAGTTCCCAGCAG CTATCCTGAGAGGcttgaagaaaaaaggaatccAGCAGCCAACACCCATACAGATCCAAGGCATCCCCACAAT ACTCTCAGGAAGGGACATGATTGGCATTGCATTCACTGGCTCTGGGAAGACCTTGGTGTTCACCCTCCCTGTGATCATGttctgcctggagcaggagaagagGCTGCCATTCTCTAAGCGAGAGGGACCCTATGGACTCATCATCTGTCCCTCG CGGGAGCTGGCCCGGCAGACCCACGGCATCCTGGAGTACTACTGCCGCCTGCTGCAGGAGGACGGGCTGCCCCCGCTGCGCTGCGCCCTCTGCATCGGGGGCATGTCTGTCAAGGAGCAGATGGAGACCATCAAACA TGGGGTGCACATGATGGTGGCAACCCCCGGGCGCCTGATGGACCTGCTGCAGAAGAAGATGGTGAGCCTGGACATCTGCAGGTACCTGGCCCTGGATGAGGCTGACAGGATGATCGACATGGGCTTTGAGGGGGACATCCGCACCATCTTCTCCTACTTCAAG ggccagcgGCAAACCCTCCTCTTCAGTGCCACAATGCCCAAGAAGATCCAGAACTTTGCCAAGAGTGCCCTGGTGAAGCCCATCACAATTAACGTTGGGCGAGCgggtgctgccagcctggatgTTGTGCAG GAGGTGGAGTATGTGAAAGAGGAGGCCAAGATGGTGTACCTGCTGGAGTGCCTGCAGAAGACGCCTCCACCT GTGCTGATCTTCGCAGAGAAGAAGGCAGATGTCGATGCAATCCACGAGTACCTGCTGCTCAAGGGTGTGGAAGCTGTGGCCATCCATGGAGGGAAAG ATCAGGAAGAGCGGACAAAGGCCATTGAGGCCTTCCGGGATGGGAAGAAGGATGTCCTGGTTGCCACTGATGTCGCTTCCAAGGGCCTGGACTTCCCAGCCATCCAGCACGTCATCAACTACGACATGCCAGAGGAGATTGAGAACTATG TTCACCGCATCGGGCGTACGGGCCGTTCAGGCAACACTGGCATTGCCACCACCTTCATCAACAAGGCCTGTG ATGAGTCGGTGCTGATGGACCTGaaggctctgctcctggaggCGAAGCAGAAGGTGCCACctgtgctccaggtgctgcacTGTGGGGATGAGACCATGCTGGACATCAATG GTGAGCGGGGCTGTGCCTTCTGTGGTGGCCTGGGCCATCGCATCACCGACTGCCCCAAGCTGGAGGCCATGCAGACCAAGCAAGTCAGCAACATCGGCCGCAAGGACTACCTGGCCCACAGCTCTATGGACTTCTAG